In Crinalium epipsammum PCC 9333, the following are encoded in one genomic region:
- the dxr gene encoding 1-deoxy-D-xylulose-5-phosphate reductoisomerase: protein MKAITLLGSTGSIGTQTLDIVSQNPDQFRVVGLAAGSNVTMLAQQIRQFQPEIVAICDEDKLAELKEAIADLNPQPIIVAGEAGVIEVARYGDAQTVVTGIVGCAGLLPTIAAIKAGKDIALANKETLIAGAPVVLPLIEEYGVKLLPADSEHSAIFQCLQGVPAGGLRRILLTASGGAFRDLPVEKLAQVKVADALKHPNWSMGRKITVDSATLMNKGLEVIEAHYLFGVDYDNIDIVIHPQSIIHSLIELQDTSVLAQLGWADMRLPILYAMSYPERIYTNWERLDLVKAGNLTFRAPDHQKYPCMQLAYAAGRAGGLMPAILNAANEQAVALFLEEKIGYLDIARCIETACDRASAQNRPDPSLDDIIAADKWARQEVLAISQRLEIVSV from the coding sequence GTGAAAGCGATTACTCTTCTTGGCTCCACTGGCTCGATAGGCACTCAGACTTTAGATATAGTTTCTCAAAACCCCGATCAATTCCGCGTTGTGGGATTAGCGGCAGGAAGCAATGTGACAATGCTGGCACAGCAGATTCGACAGTTTCAACCGGAAATTGTGGCTATCTGTGATGAAGATAAGTTAGCAGAACTGAAAGAGGCGATCGCAGACCTCAACCCACAACCGATTATAGTGGCAGGGGAGGCGGGTGTAATTGAAGTAGCAAGATACGGTGATGCCCAAACAGTAGTTACAGGAATTGTCGGCTGTGCGGGTTTGTTACCCACAATTGCTGCTATTAAAGCTGGAAAAGATATTGCTTTAGCAAATAAGGAAACTTTGATTGCTGGTGCGCCTGTAGTTTTACCGCTTATAGAGGAGTATGGTGTAAAACTATTACCCGCAGATTCCGAACATTCAGCAATTTTTCAGTGTCTCCAAGGAGTCCCCGCAGGTGGTTTGCGCCGAATTTTGCTTACTGCTTCGGGGGGCGCATTTCGAGATTTACCTGTAGAGAAGTTAGCACAGGTAAAAGTTGCTGACGCTTTAAAGCATCCAAATTGGTCAATGGGTCGTAAGATTACTGTAGACTCTGCGACTTTAATGAATAAAGGTTTAGAAGTAATTGAAGCGCACTACCTATTTGGAGTGGATTACGACAATATTGATATTGTTATCCATCCCCAAAGTATTATTCACTCTTTGATTGAATTACAAGATACTTCAGTTTTAGCGCAATTAGGTTGGGCGGATATGCGCTTGCCAATACTTTATGCTATGTCGTATCCTGAGCGAATTTATACTAATTGGGAAAGACTAGATTTAGTCAAAGCTGGTAATTTAACTTTCCGTGCGCCGGATCATCAGAAGTATCCTTGTATGCAGTTAGCTTATGCTGCGGGTAGGGCAGGGGGTTTAATGCCTGCAATATTAAATGCTGCAAATGAGCAAGCTGTGGCACTATTTTTAGAAGAGAAGATTGGTTATTTAGATATTGCTCGTTGTATAGAAACAGCGTGCGATCGCGCATCTGCCCAAAACCGCCCCGATCCTAGCCTAGACGACATTATCGCCGCCGATAAATGGGCAAGGCAAGAAGTTTTAGCAATTAGTCAACGGCTAGAAATCGTCAGTGTTTAA
- a CDS encoding acetoacetate decarboxylase family protein: MSYPQAPWTLCGHAIQTLQLIDIDKTRPFIPPEFEIVSFFPGKTLGGIYVSSYSVGSVLQYNELIVAAGFVSYAGKIGGWISHIYVDNPDSVAGGREIWGLPKELADFTWDNNKHNSQVAIAQNNKQLCSISYSKPSLKVPLPIKGSFFSELGGNILMFDGDLSSQIGLTSSKVNVPAESPFYSLNLTQPWLTAYCDDLRFVAGVPAVVGEKAVEFSYS; encoded by the coding sequence ATGTCATATCCACAAGCGCCTTGGACACTGTGCGGACACGCTATTCAAACATTACAGTTGATTGATATTGATAAAACTCGTCCTTTCATCCCTCCAGAGTTTGAAATTGTCTCATTTTTTCCTGGTAAAACATTAGGTGGCATTTATGTTTCTTCTTACAGTGTAGGCTCAGTACTACAATACAACGAGCTAATTGTTGCTGCTGGATTTGTCAGTTATGCAGGCAAAATTGGAGGATGGATTTCTCATATATATGTAGATAACCCTGATTCTGTTGCTGGTGGTAGAGAAATTTGGGGATTACCAAAAGAATTAGCTGATTTTACTTGGGACAATAACAAGCATAATTCTCAAGTTGCGATCGCTCAAAATAACAAACAATTATGTAGTATTTCTTACAGCAAACCAAGCCTTAAAGTACCACTACCCATTAAAGGTTCTTTTTTCAGTGAACTTGGCGGTAATATTCTGATGTTCGATGGTGACTTATCATCTCAAATAGGACTGACAAGCAGTAAAGTAAATGTTCCTGCCGAAAGCCCTTTTTATAGCTTAAACTTAACTCAACCTTGGTTAACTGCTTACTGTGATGATTTGCGTTTTGTCGCAGGTGTACCAGCAGTTGTGGGAGAAAAAGCCGTTGAATTTAGCTATAGCTAA
- the efp gene encoding elongation factor P — protein sequence MISSNDFRPGVSIEWNGGVWRVVEFLHVKPGKGSAFVRTKLKNVQTGSVVEQTFRAGETLPQANLEKSTMQHTYKDGDQYVFMDMETYEEANLTPAQIGDRMKYLKEGMEVNVLRWGEQVMEVELPNTVVLEVTQTDPGVKGDTATGGNKPAIVETGAQVMVPLFITIGERIKIDTRNDTYIGRE from the coding sequence ATGATTTCTAGTAACGACTTTCGCCCAGGTGTTTCCATTGAATGGAATGGAGGAGTATGGCGGGTAGTGGAATTCCTCCACGTTAAGCCAGGTAAAGGATCAGCTTTTGTGCGGACAAAGCTGAAAAATGTGCAAACAGGTAGTGTCGTTGAACAAACGTTTAGGGCTGGAGAAACGCTTCCTCAAGCTAATTTAGAAAAAAGTACGATGCAGCATACCTATAAAGACGGCGATCAATATGTCTTTATGGATATGGAAACTTATGAAGAAGCTAACCTGACTCCTGCTCAAATTGGCGATCGCATGAAATACCTTAAGGAAGGAATGGAGGTTAACGTTCTTCGTTGGGGTGAGCAGGTTATGGAAGTCGAACTTCCTAACACTGTGGTTCTGGAAGTAACTCAAACCGATCCAGGCGTAAAAGGAGACACGGCTACTGGTGGTAACAAGCCAGCTATTGTGGAAACAGGCGCTCAAGTGATGGTTCCGTTATTTATTACTATTGGTGAGCGCATCAAAATTGATACTCGCAACGATACCTATATAGGTCGAGAGTAA
- a CDS encoding inositol monophosphatase family protein: protein MEEFWTKVLNFAQDTTTRVGIRLLEYAGQVQATRKADGSLVTEADNWADQEIRDAIAANFPDHGILSEEAEHTFKGTEWCWIIDPLDGTTNFTRGIPLWGISIALLYQGTPVFGYVHFPPINQTFHGYWRGSSELDIPTGAFLNNQPIHSSDDSPTNNHFFSLCARSTSVMKQGFPCKIRMLGVATYNFLAVASGATLGGVEATPKVWDLSAVWVILQAAGAVWVSLSSKPTFPLEAGKDYGSYPLPTLVVSRPELVPVFEPLMQPIIRR, encoded by the coding sequence ATGGAAGAATTTTGGACTAAGGTTTTAAATTTCGCTCAAGATACAACTACTAGAGTTGGCATCAGACTATTAGAATATGCTGGACAAGTGCAAGCAACTCGTAAAGCTGATGGTAGTTTGGTGACAGAAGCAGATAACTGGGCGGATCAAGAAATTCGTGATGCGATCGCCGCAAATTTCCCAGATCACGGTATCCTCAGCGAAGAAGCAGAACACACTTTTAAAGGAACTGAGTGGTGCTGGATCATTGATCCGCTAGATGGTACTACCAACTTTACACGCGGGATTCCCCTGTGGGGCATTTCTATCGCCTTACTCTATCAAGGTACGCCTGTATTTGGTTATGTACATTTTCCCCCCATTAACCAAACTTTTCATGGCTATTGGCGCGGTTCATCCGAACTTGATATTCCGACTGGGGCATTTTTAAATAATCAGCCTATTCATAGTAGTGATGATTCCCCTACTAATAATCACTTTTTCAGCTTGTGCGCCCGTAGTACATCTGTAATGAAACAAGGGTTTCCTTGCAAAATTAGAATGCTTGGTGTAGCTACCTATAACTTCCTAGCAGTTGCTTCTGGTGCAACTCTTGGAGGAGTTGAAGCTACGCCGAAAGTTTGGGATTTATCTGCTGTTTGGGTAATTTTGCAAGCTGCTGGTGCTGTTTGGGTATCTTTATCATCAAAACCTACTTTTCCCTTAGAAGCTGGTAAAGATTATGGTAGTTATCCCTTACCGACTTTAGTTGTTAGTCGTCCTGAATTAGTGCCAGTATTTGAACCATTGATGCAACCTATTATTCGTCGCTGA
- a CDS encoding peptidoglycan-binding domain-containing protein encodes MAFNIGVLKLPVIKKGSQGTFVIAWQRFLKENEFPVGTVDGDFGNGTDTATRSYQRKNQLSADGVVGNNTYVKALSQGFIFKVPNFSANLLLAYLRFGSSEVKELQRNLNAIAQLTPPLTTDGDFGYRSNQGLAEAYKKRDVRLRTELTDSISSSTKNKLGTDFEQALDIFNTYAKRLRFRLSGAHWYNYFPTSRAISALASPFRERVQAFQKALIDGGAQTIISATYRPPQRAYLMHYAARIDRGEISPNNVPGMAGVDIDWVHYTASGARQAASQMVDIYGIGGNPVALKSLHTQRLALDWNITWEETLRIKNSNGNIIEINEPRNGAENKLLFDVGASYGVYKLLDRDPPHWSYNGR; translated from the coding sequence ATGGCTTTCAATATTGGGGTTCTCAAACTGCCAGTAATTAAAAAAGGGTCTCAAGGAACTTTTGTTATTGCTTGGCAACGATTCTTAAAAGAAAATGAATTTCCGGTTGGAACTGTAGATGGCGACTTTGGCAACGGTACTGATACAGCTACTCGTAGCTATCAACGAAAAAATCAGTTGTCTGCTGATGGTGTTGTTGGCAACAATACTTATGTTAAAGCTCTTAGTCAAGGATTTATCTTCAAGGTTCCCAATTTCTCTGCTAACCTGCTGTTAGCTTATTTGCGGTTTGGTTCCTCCGAGGTGAAAGAATTACAAAGAAACTTAAATGCGATCGCACAACTAACTCCACCTTTAACTACAGATGGTGACTTTGGTTATAGAAGTAATCAAGGGTTAGCTGAAGCTTATAAAAAAAGAGATGTCCGTTTGCGTACTGAATTAACCGATAGTATCTCTAGTAGCACTAAAAATAAACTAGGAACAGATTTTGAGCAAGCCTTAGATATTTTTAACACTTATGCTAAAAGACTAAGATTTCGCCTGAGTGGAGCGCATTGGTACAATTACTTTCCTACAAGTCGTGCTATATCTGCCTTAGCTTCACCATTTCGTGAACGGGTACAAGCATTTCAAAAAGCTTTAATTGATGGCGGCGCACAAACAATCATCTCAGCTACCTATCGACCTCCACAACGGGCTTATTTAATGCACTACGCAGCCAGAATAGATCGAGGTGAAATTAGTCCTAATAATGTGCCAGGGATGGCTGGAGTTGACATTGACTGGGTACACTATACAGCTTCAGGAGCGCGTCAAGCCGCCTCACAAATGGTAGATATTTATGGTATTGGTGGTAATCCAGTAGCATTAAAATCTCTCCATACTCAAAGATTAGCACTTGACTGGAATATTACCTGGGAAGAAACCCTAAGAATTAAGAATAGTAATGGAAATATAATTGAAATTAATGAGCCTCGTAATGGCGCGGAAAATAAGTTACTTTTTGATGTAGGTGCATCTTATGGTGTTTATAAGTTACTAGATCGTGACCCTCCTCACTGGTCTTATAATGGTCGTTAA
- a CDS encoding proline--tRNA ligase, translating into MRLSQILFVTLREDPAEAEIPSHKLLIRAGYIRRIGSGIYAYLPFMWRVLQKVSQIVREELNATGAQESLFPQLQPADLWRESGRWDTYTQAEGIMFSLTDRQERELGLGPTHEEVVTTLAREMIRSYRQLPINLYQIQNKFRDEIRPRFGLLRGREFIMKDAYSFHADEESLKKTYQDMYQAYSNIISRCGLAFRAVDADSGAIGGSGSNEFTILAEAGEDEVLYTEDGQYAANVEKAVSLPTDAELSQFTNYEKRETPGTETIEKLCKFLNCSPTQLVKNVLYQAVYENGITVLVIVSIRGDQDVNEVKLQNELVKLAPQFGAKAAIALQVPDAEAQEKWAAKPLPLGYIAPDISDEYIQADKQIHPKFIRFVDQTAVELKNFVTGANESNYHVVGANWGEQFQLSQLVDIRKASSGDRAIHNPQQTLQSARGIEVGHIFQLGDKYSKAMGATYTSEQGEEVPLVMGCYGIGVSRLAQSAVEQSYDKDGIIWPVAIAPYHVIIAVPNVGDAQQMEVAEKLYNQLNQAGIETLLDDRNERAGVKFKDADLIGIPYRIVTGRSLQSGKVEVVERATRRSQEIPIDEVVSTIKQWIETALTVNRKQ; encoded by the coding sequence ATGCGGCTATCTCAAATATTATTCGTCACACTACGGGAAGATCCTGCGGAAGCAGAAATTCCTAGCCATAAATTACTTATCCGCGCAGGTTATATCCGTCGCATCGGTAGCGGTATTTACGCCTATTTGCCTTTTATGTGGCGTGTACTGCAAAAAGTCTCCCAAATTGTGCGAGAAGAATTAAACGCCACTGGCGCACAAGAATCTTTATTTCCACAACTACAACCTGCTGATTTGTGGCGAGAATCTGGTCGTTGGGATACTTACACCCAAGCAGAGGGAATTATGTTTTCTCTCACAGACCGACAAGAGCGAGAATTAGGATTAGGGCCAACTCACGAAGAAGTTGTCACAACTCTTGCCCGTGAGATGATTCGTTCTTATCGTCAACTACCGATAAATTTATACCAAATTCAAAATAAATTCCGTGATGAAATTCGCCCTCGTTTTGGTTTATTACGGGGACGGGAATTTATTATGAAAGATGCTTACTCTTTCCATGCTGATGAAGAAAGCCTGAAAAAAACTTATCAAGATATGTATCAGGCGTATAGTAATATCATCAGTCGTTGTGGGTTGGCTTTTCGTGCTGTAGATGCTGATTCAGGAGCTATAGGCGGCTCTGGTTCCAATGAATTTACGATATTAGCTGAAGCAGGAGAAGATGAGGTTCTTTACACTGAAGATGGTCAGTATGCAGCTAATGTAGAAAAGGCGGTTTCTCTACCTACTGATGCAGAATTGTCACAGTTTACAAACTATGAAAAAAGAGAAACACCTGGAACTGAAACAATAGAAAAACTCTGCAAATTTCTTAATTGTTCTCCAACTCAATTAGTAAAAAATGTGCTATACCAAGCTGTTTATGAAAATGGCATAACAGTATTGGTAATAGTTAGTATTAGAGGCGATCAAGATGTTAATGAAGTCAAGCTGCAAAACGAGTTAGTTAAATTAGCTCCTCAGTTTGGTGCTAAAGCTGCGATCGCTCTCCAAGTACCGGACGCAGAAGCACAAGAAAAATGGGCAGCAAAACCTCTACCTTTAGGTTATATAGCACCTGATATTAGTGATGAATATATCCAAGCAGATAAACAAATTCATCCCAAATTTATCAGGTTTGTAGATCAAACTGCTGTTGAATTGAAAAACTTTGTAACTGGCGCTAATGAATCTAATTATCACGTTGTCGGTGCTAATTGGGGCGAACAATTCCAGTTATCACAACTGGTAGATATACGCAAAGCTTCATCCGGCGATCGCGCCATCCACAACCCACAACAAACTTTACAAAGTGCGCGTGGTATTGAAGTAGGGCATATTTTCCAACTAGGCGATAAATACTCTAAAGCAATGGGCGCTACTTACACCAGCGAACAAGGTGAAGAAGTACCATTAGTTATGGGTTGTTATGGGATTGGTGTATCACGGTTAGCGCAATCAGCAGTAGAGCAATCTTATGATAAAGATGGCATTATTTGGCCTGTTGCGATCGCACCTTACCATGTAATTATCGCTGTGCCTAATGTGGGAGATGCTCAACAAATGGAAGTAGCTGAAAAACTATACAATCAGCTAAACCAAGCAGGAATCGAAACCTTGCTAGATGACCGTAACGAACGTGCTGGAGTTAAATTTAAAGATGCTGATTTAATCGGCATACCTTATCGAATTGTAACTGGGCGATCGCTCCAATCGGGTAAAGTCGAAGTTGTAGAACGTGCAACCCGCAGATCTCAAGAAATTCCCATAGATGAAGTTGTTTCTACCATTAAGCAGTGGATTGAAACAGCTTTAACCGTAAACCGTAAACAGTAG
- the accB gene encoding acetyl-CoA carboxylase biotin carboxyl carrier protein, translated as MAIDFNQLRELLAAIAGTDIAELTLKSDDFELTVRKGIATMPMADQTVVNTAGMIAAPPQVLPIAPAPIQQSPATNPATPTSPPVDQKWVAVKSPMVGTFYRSPAPDEAAFVEVSDRIRSDQTVCIIEAMKLMNEIEAEVSGQVMEILVKNGEPVEYGQALMLINPD; from the coding sequence ATGGCAATAGACTTTAACCAACTGCGTGAATTGTTGGCAGCGATCGCTGGTACTGACATTGCGGAGTTGACTTTAAAAAGTGATGATTTTGAATTGACTGTGCGTAAGGGCATTGCAACAATGCCGATGGCTGATCAAACAGTGGTCAATACTGCTGGAATGATTGCTGCCCCTCCGCAGGTTTTGCCAATTGCGCCCGCTCCTATTCAACAATCTCCAGCTACAAATCCAGCTACGCCGACATCGCCACCAGTTGATCAAAAGTGGGTAGCGGTTAAATCACCGATGGTGGGAACGTTTTACCGTTCACCTGCTCCCGATGAAGCTGCTTTTGTGGAAGTGAGCGATCGCATTCGCTCTGATCAAACTGTTTGTATCATTGAAGCCATGAAGCTGATGAATGAAATTGAAGCTGAGGTATCTGGACAAGTAATGGAAATTTTGGTAAAGAACGGTGAACCTGTGGAATATGGTCAAGCTTTGATGCTGATTAATCCAGATTAA
- a CDS encoding GerMN domain-containing protein has translation MQEQQSVRRLHLGVIAGLSAIVLASGGGTAWWVWNSAQSPAPSPDAVTSPLPPSNQRVQNPTDKTPEVYWLKNQGNHIAVAPKSLDLPKSTNQKAVLEQTFDTLLAGSTDPTVTTTIPQGTKLRSLEVRNDGVHINLSKEFIQGGGSASMTGRVAQILYSATSLTPDAQVWIDVEGKKLEVLGGEGLELDQPITRKSFEENFDL, from the coding sequence ATGCAAGAACAACAATCAGTACGTCGCCTTCATTTAGGTGTCATTGCAGGTTTATCAGCAATAGTATTAGCTTCTGGAGGTGGTACAGCTTGGTGGGTATGGAATTCTGCTCAATCTCCAGCGCCATCACCTGATGCGGTTACATCCCCATTACCACCTTCTAATCAGAGGGTACAAAATCCAACTGACAAAACGCCGGAGGTTTACTGGCTAAAGAATCAAGGCAATCATATTGCCGTTGCGCCTAAATCCTTGGATTTACCAAAGTCTACTAACCAAAAAGCTGTTTTAGAGCAGACCTTCGATACCCTATTAGCAGGCTCAACAGATCCGACAGTCACGACAACCATCCCGCAAGGTACAAAGCTGCGGAGTCTAGAGGTTCGCAACGATGGTGTGCATATTAACCTCTCGAAAGAATTTATTCAAGGCGGTGGTAGTGCATCAATGACAGGTCGAGTCGCGCAAATTCTTTACAGCGCAACCAGCTTGACTCCAGACGCTCAGGTATGGATTGATGTAGAGGGTAAAAAGCTAGAAGTTTTAGGTGGTGAAGGTTTAGAACTCGATCAGCCTATAACTCGGAAAAGTTTTGAAGAAAACTTTGATCTTTAG
- a CDS encoding ArsR/SmtB family transcription factor: MQTASPVTQEVVQQVAEYFSILSEPMRLRILNLLRDHEKCVQELVEATETSQANVSKHLKVMLQAGILSRRSEGTSAYYKVEDVLIFDLCNLVCDRLATRIEEQARHFRDFSLANKH, encoded by the coding sequence ATGCAAACAGCCAGCCCTGTAACACAAGAAGTCGTCCAACAAGTCGCAGAATACTTCAGCATCTTAAGTGAGCCGATGCGACTGCGAATCTTGAACTTGTTGCGAGACCACGAGAAATGTGTACAAGAGTTAGTTGAGGCAACAGAAACCAGTCAAGCAAATGTATCTAAGCACTTAAAGGTAATGTTGCAAGCTGGTATTTTGAGCCGACGCAGTGAAGGGACATCTGCCTACTATAAAGTGGAAGATGTCCTAATTTTTGATTTGTGTAATTTAGTTTGCGATCGCCTAGCGACCAGGATTGAAGAGCAAGCCCGTCACTTCCGCGATTTTAGTTTAGCTAACAAGCACTAA
- a CDS encoding ChaN family lipoprotein gives MNRLSVFKLCACCLGVLLLYTPASASENILNLPAQQQLTKTDILHKLAQADVLYLGETHDNAKDHETQLEIIEKLYSFTKQGIKKSSKSKIAIALEMFQRPYQSVINQYLAGEITAEQLVEQSEYKRRWGFPWEYYAPILEFAKKHQIPVLALNTPSEVTRKVSRQGLESLNQEDWKYIPPISEICTDNQEYRQLFEKLAGGHHQHLSGNSQKLDNYFAAQVLWDETMADAIANFVKVNPDYQVIVMAGSGHIIYGYGIPSRVARRLENGENNQQLIQRSILLHPPEDYELEINKQPIADFIWK, from the coding sequence ATGAATAGGCTTTCTGTTTTTAAATTATGTGCTTGCTGTTTAGGCGTTTTATTACTGTATACGCCAGCTAGTGCAAGCGAAAATATCTTAAATTTGCCTGCACAACAACAGTTAACTAAAACAGATATTTTGCATAAACTAGCCCAGGCAGATGTACTATATTTGGGGGAAACTCACGACAACGCTAAAGATCACGAAACCCAGTTAGAAATTATTGAAAAACTATATAGTTTTACTAAGCAAGGTATTAAGAAAAGTTCTAAATCCAAAATAGCGATCGCACTGGAAATGTTCCAGCGTCCCTATCAATCAGTAATCAATCAATATTTAGCTGGAGAAATAACCGCAGAACAACTGGTAGAACAAAGTGAATATAAGCGGCGTTGGGGCTTTCCTTGGGAATATTATGCTCCAATTCTAGAATTTGCCAAAAAACATCAAATACCAGTTTTAGCTTTAAATACGCCTTCAGAAGTAACCCGCAAAGTTTCCCGTCAAGGATTAGAAAGTTTAAATCAAGAAGATTGGAAATATATTCCGCCTATTTCAGAAATTTGCACTGATAACCAAGAATATCGGCAGTTGTTTGAAAAATTAGCCGGAGGACATCATCAACATTTATCAGGTAACAGCCAAAAATTAGATAATTATTTTGCTGCCCAAGTTTTATGGGATGAAACTATGGCAGATGCGATCGCAAATTTTGTCAAAGTTAATCCAGATTATCAAGTAATTGTAATGGCAGGTAGTGGTCATATTATTTATGGATATGGTATTCCTAGCCGTGTGGCGCGACGGTTAGAGAATGGGGAGAATAATCAGCAGTTAATTCAGCGATCAATATTGTTACATCCCCCAGAAGATTATGAATTGGAGATCAATAAACAACCAATTGCTGATTTTATCTGGAAGTAA
- a CDS encoding acyl-CoA thioesterase yields the protein MSTIPQTPSELPPVSAIEKRYLKVTTENWFDYPVRVQPHHTDYSGNVWHGTYVVWMEEARIECLRSIGIDYAELVALGCEMPVVELSIRYHRSLQMGMSAVVKAQMTEMQGVRINWDYQIQSLDGKDLYMTGRVTLVAVDREKGKIMRQLPSTVKDALVKLTV from the coding sequence GTGTCAACAATACCACAAACACCTTCTGAACTACCACCCGTTAGTGCAATTGAAAAGCGGTATCTAAAGGTAACAACGGAAAACTGGTTTGATTACCCTGTGCGTGTCCAGCCTCACCATACCGACTATAGCGGTAATGTTTGGCATGGTACTTACGTTGTCTGGATGGAAGAAGCGCGGATAGAATGTTTACGTTCAATTGGTATTGATTATGCTGAATTAGTAGCTTTAGGGTGTGAAATGCCTGTGGTAGAACTTTCTATACGCTACCACCGCTCCCTACAGATGGGGATGTCAGCAGTAGTTAAGGCGCAGATGACAGAGATGCAGGGTGTCCGAATTAATTGGGATTATCAAATTCAATCTCTAGATGGTAAAGATTTGTATATGACTGGGCGGGTTACTTTGGTAGCAGTTGACCGAGAAAAAGGCAAAATTATGCGTCAACTGCCATCAACGGTTAAAGATGCGTTAGTAAAGTTGACAGTTTAG
- a CDS encoding LmeA family phospholipid-binding protein — translation MELISILLSGLLIFISPAGLVIDRTAESAIRSRLEKAEQLEVRIDNAPVHQTLQGKIDRLRIAGRGLWLTKDVRIDTLELETDPLDLDLQRLRQGKPQLLLQSLKSPIQSGVRLVLTETDINQALKSPQVITRLQKLINQSLGSSASMLTKRYEFVNPRVKFLGDQRLSLQLELKQLNSNDQLSVNLETGIGVVAGSRLQLISPTASVNGKPIPSLLVQSLTARFNNKADLRTLEKYGITSRLLNLDVKSDRLDLAAFVKLDKP, via the coding sequence ATGGAACTTATAAGTATTTTACTCTCTGGATTACTGATATTTATTTCACCTGCTGGATTAGTAATTGACCGTACTGCCGAAAGTGCTATTCGCTCCAGACTAGAAAAAGCCGAACAGCTAGAAGTCCGTATTGATAACGCTCCTGTTCATCAAACATTACAAGGGAAAATAGATCGATTAAGGATAGCAGGTCGAGGTTTATGGTTAACGAAAGATGTGCGAATAGATACTCTGGAATTAGAAACTGATCCCCTTGATCTTGATTTACAGCGCCTCAGACAAGGTAAACCCCAACTGTTATTACAATCTTTAAAATCACCAATACAGTCGGGAGTACGTTTAGTTTTAACAGAAACAGATATTAACCAAGCACTGAAATCACCCCAAGTTATAACTCGCTTGCAAAAGTTGATAAATCAGTCGCTAGGTAGTTCCGCCAGTATGCTTACTAAACGTTATGAATTTGTCAATCCCCGTGTCAAGTTCTTAGGCGATCAGCGATTAAGCTTGCAACTAGAATTAAAACAACTAAACAGTAATGATCAACTATCCGTGAATTTAGAAACAGGGATAGGCGTAGTGGCGGGTAGTCGTTTACAGTTAATTTCACCAACTGCGTCAGTAAATGGAAAACCCATACCCTCTCTGCTAGTTCAATCTCTTACAGCCAGATTTAATAACAAAGCTGATCTTCGCACATTGGAGAAATACGGTATTACTTCTCGACTTTTAAATTTAGACGTAAAGAGCGATCGCTTAGATCTAGCAGCTTTTGTAAAATTAGACAAACCGTAA